A genomic window from Gambusia affinis linkage group LG16, SWU_Gaff_1.0, whole genome shotgun sequence includes:
- the dpysl5a gene encoding dihydropyrimidinase-related protein 5a isoform X2 translates to MSSSSAMVRILVKGGKVVNDDCTQEADVYIENGIIQQVGKELMIPGGAKVIDASGKLVLPGGIDTSVHLEETFMNAVTADDYYSGTKAALAGGTTMVIGHVLPEKNESLLDAYEKCRSMADPKACCDYSLHVGVTWWGPKVRDEMEKLVREKGVNSFQMFMAYKETFMLRDSELFQALQHCKDIGAIARVHAENGELVAEGAKEALDLGISGPEGIEVSRPEELEAEATHRAITIANRAHCPIYLVNVSSMSAGDVVASAKMQGKVVHGETTTAHAVLNGMQYYHLDWSHAAAHVTVPPLRLDPSTPNVLMSLLGNDTLNVLASDHRPFTVKQRAMGKDDFTKIPHGLPGVQDRMSVIWERGVVGGKMDENRFVAVTSSNAAKIYNLYPRKGRIIPGADADVVVWDPEGSKTISVVNQFQGGDVNLYEGLRCRGVPLVTISRGRLVYENGMFTCAEGSGKFCPLRTFPDYLYKKMVQREKSQAVKAVEREPYNGDVVAVVNSGKRDTGASDLDTPTRPCTRHGGVRDLHESSFSLSGAQIDDNIPKRSSARILAPPGGRSSGIW, encoded by the exons ATGTCTTCCAGCTCAGCGATGGTGCGGATCCTGGTGAAGGGCGGCAAGGTGGTGAACGACGACTGCACCCAGGAGGCCGACGTCTACATCGAGAACGGCATCATCCAGCAGGTGGGGAAGGAGCTGATGATCCCCGGAGGAGCCAAAGTGATCGACGCCTCGGGGAAGCTGGTGCTTCCCGGGGGCATCGACACCAGCGTCCACCTGGAGGAGACCTTCATGAACGCCGTCACCGCGGACGACTACTACAGCGGCACCAAG GCTGCTCTAGCTGGCGGTACCACAATGGTGATTGGACATGTTCTGCCAGAGAAGAATGAGTCTTTGCTGGACGCGTACGAGAAGTGCCGCAGCATGGCTGACCCCAAAGCTTGCTGTGATTACTCTCTTCATGTCGGAGTTACATGGTGGGGACCCAAG GTGCGAGATGAGATGGAGAAGCTTGTGAGAGAGAAAGGAGTGAACTCCTTCCAGATGTTCATGGCCTACAAGGAGACGTTCATGCTGAGGGACAGCGAACTCTTCCAGGCCCTGCAGCACTGTAAGGACATCGGGGCCATTGCAAGGGTCCACGCTGAGAACGGGGAGCTGGTCGCCGAG GGTGCGAAGGAAGCGTTAGACCTCGGGATCAGTGGACCGGAGGGGATTGAAGTCAGTCGACCTGAAGAG CTGGAAGCAGAAGCGACGCACAGGGCAATCACAATCGCCAACAGG GCCCACTGCCCAATCTATCTCGTCAATGTGTCCAGCATGTCTGCAGGCGATGTGGTGGCGTCAGCCAAGATGCAAG GTAAGGTTGTCCACGGAGAGACGACCACGGCCCACGCTGTCCTGAACGGCATGCAGTACTATCACCTGGACTGGTCTCACGCAGCCGCCCACGTCACGGTGCCTCCTCTCCGCCTGGACCCCAGTACTCCCAACGTCCTGATGAGTCTGCTTGGAAA CGACACTCTAAACGTCCTGGCGTCCGATCACCGTCCGTTCACCGTCAAACAGAGGGCCATGGGCAAGGATGATTTCACAAAGATCCCTCACGGCCTTCCAGGCGTTCAGGACCGTATGAGCGTCATCTGGGAGAGGGGGGTG GTCGGAGGCAAAATGGACGAGAATCGCTTCGTTGCCGTCACAAGCTCTAATGCGGCCAAGATTTACAACCTGTACCCCCGGAAAGGCCGGATCATCCCCGGAGCAGATGCTGACGTGGTGGTCTGGGACCCCGAGGGGTCCAA GACCATCTCAGTGGTTAACCAGTTCCAGGGAGGCGACGTAAACCTGTACGAAGGTCTGCGTTGTCGCGGCGTGCCCCTGGTCACCATCAGCCGCGGGCGTCTGGTCTATGAAAACGGCATGTTCACGTGCGCAGAGGGTTCTGGGAAGTTCTGTCCTTTGAGGACTTTCCCAGATTACCTCTACAAGAAGATGGTTCAGAGAGAAAAG AGCCAGGCTGTGAAAGCTGTTGAGCGGGAGCCCTACAACGGTGATGTTGTTGCCGTGGTGAATTCGGGAAAGAGGGACACGGGCGCTTCAGATCTGGACACCCCAACGCGCCCCTGCACCCGTCATGGCGGCGTGAGGGACCTCCACGAGTCCAGCTTCAGCCTGTCTG GTGCTCAGATCGACGACAACATTCCAAAGAGATCCTCGGCTCGGATCCTGGCCCCGCCTGGAGGGAGATCCAGCGGGATCTGGTAA
- the dpysl5a gene encoding dihydropyrimidinase-related protein 5a isoform X1 has product MRAIAMSSSSAMVRILVKGGKVVNDDCTQEADVYIENGIIQQVGKELMIPGGAKVIDASGKLVLPGGIDTSVHLEETFMNAVTADDYYSGTKAALAGGTTMVIGHVLPEKNESLLDAYEKCRSMADPKACCDYSLHVGVTWWGPKVRDEMEKLVREKGVNSFQMFMAYKETFMLRDSELFQALQHCKDIGAIARVHAENGELVAEGAKEALDLGISGPEGIEVSRPEELEAEATHRAITIANRAHCPIYLVNVSSMSAGDVVASAKMQGKVVHGETTTAHAVLNGMQYYHLDWSHAAAHVTVPPLRLDPSTPNVLMSLLGNDTLNVLASDHRPFTVKQRAMGKDDFTKIPHGLPGVQDRMSVIWERGVVGGKMDENRFVAVTSSNAAKIYNLYPRKGRIIPGADADVVVWDPEGSKTISVVNQFQGGDVNLYEGLRCRGVPLVTISRGRLVYENGMFTCAEGSGKFCPLRTFPDYLYKKMVQREKSQAVKAVEREPYNGDVVAVVNSGKRDTGASDLDTPTRPCTRHGGVRDLHESSFSLSGAQIDDNIPKRSSARILAPPGGRSSGIW; this is encoded by the exons ATGAG AGCGATAGCCATGTCTTCCAGCTCAGCGATGGTGCGGATCCTGGTGAAGGGCGGCAAGGTGGTGAACGACGACTGCACCCAGGAGGCCGACGTCTACATCGAGAACGGCATCATCCAGCAGGTGGGGAAGGAGCTGATGATCCCCGGAGGAGCCAAAGTGATCGACGCCTCGGGGAAGCTGGTGCTTCCCGGGGGCATCGACACCAGCGTCCACCTGGAGGAGACCTTCATGAACGCCGTCACCGCGGACGACTACTACAGCGGCACCAAG GCTGCTCTAGCTGGCGGTACCACAATGGTGATTGGACATGTTCTGCCAGAGAAGAATGAGTCTTTGCTGGACGCGTACGAGAAGTGCCGCAGCATGGCTGACCCCAAAGCTTGCTGTGATTACTCTCTTCATGTCGGAGTTACATGGTGGGGACCCAAG GTGCGAGATGAGATGGAGAAGCTTGTGAGAGAGAAAGGAGTGAACTCCTTCCAGATGTTCATGGCCTACAAGGAGACGTTCATGCTGAGGGACAGCGAACTCTTCCAGGCCCTGCAGCACTGTAAGGACATCGGGGCCATTGCAAGGGTCCACGCTGAGAACGGGGAGCTGGTCGCCGAG GGTGCGAAGGAAGCGTTAGACCTCGGGATCAGTGGACCGGAGGGGATTGAAGTCAGTCGACCTGAAGAG CTGGAAGCAGAAGCGACGCACAGGGCAATCACAATCGCCAACAGG GCCCACTGCCCAATCTATCTCGTCAATGTGTCCAGCATGTCTGCAGGCGATGTGGTGGCGTCAGCCAAGATGCAAG GTAAGGTTGTCCACGGAGAGACGACCACGGCCCACGCTGTCCTGAACGGCATGCAGTACTATCACCTGGACTGGTCTCACGCAGCCGCCCACGTCACGGTGCCTCCTCTCCGCCTGGACCCCAGTACTCCCAACGTCCTGATGAGTCTGCTTGGAAA CGACACTCTAAACGTCCTGGCGTCCGATCACCGTCCGTTCACCGTCAAACAGAGGGCCATGGGCAAGGATGATTTCACAAAGATCCCTCACGGCCTTCCAGGCGTTCAGGACCGTATGAGCGTCATCTGGGAGAGGGGGGTG GTCGGAGGCAAAATGGACGAGAATCGCTTCGTTGCCGTCACAAGCTCTAATGCGGCCAAGATTTACAACCTGTACCCCCGGAAAGGCCGGATCATCCCCGGAGCAGATGCTGACGTGGTGGTCTGGGACCCCGAGGGGTCCAA GACCATCTCAGTGGTTAACCAGTTCCAGGGAGGCGACGTAAACCTGTACGAAGGTCTGCGTTGTCGCGGCGTGCCCCTGGTCACCATCAGCCGCGGGCGTCTGGTCTATGAAAACGGCATGTTCACGTGCGCAGAGGGTTCTGGGAAGTTCTGTCCTTTGAGGACTTTCCCAGATTACCTCTACAAGAAGATGGTTCAGAGAGAAAAG AGCCAGGCTGTGAAAGCTGTTGAGCGGGAGCCCTACAACGGTGATGTTGTTGCCGTGGTGAATTCGGGAAAGAGGGACACGGGCGCTTCAGATCTGGACACCCCAACGCGCCCCTGCACCCGTCATGGCGGCGTGAGGGACCTCCACGAGTCCAGCTTCAGCCTGTCTG GTGCTCAGATCGACGACAACATTCCAAAGAGATCCTCGGCTCGGATCCTGGCCCCGCCTGGAGGGAGATCCAGCGGGATCTGGTAA